GGCACCACGCGCTTGCCGAACCGCTGGAGCACGGCCGCCACCCCGTACGCCGCCCGGGACCGGTTCGTGGACAGGCCCACGACGGCCCAGGTGTCTCCGGACTCGGTGAGGATCCTGCGGATGGTCTCGGTGTCGCCGTACACGTGCCGTCTCCTGCCTGCCGGTGGCTGTTCTCCGCGATCAACCAGGCTACGGCGCTCGCCATTCCCCTTTACGCGCGACATGGATAGTGACACTATCTAGTTATAGGTAGCTCCACTATCCATTGTGGGCCCGGTGCCGCCCTGGCACCGCCCGCCGAGAGGACCGCCATGCCCACCCTGCCCTGGACCAGGCCCAATCCCGCCCCCGCACACACCCCCGCCGTCGTCATGGCGTCCCGCTTCGAGGTGCGCTCCCTCACGGACGTGCCGCGCTTCTTCCTGAAGTCCCTCGCGGCCTGGCGCCAGCTCACCACCGCGCCCGGCGCCTACGGGGCCTCGCTGGTCGCCCGGCCGCTCAAGCGCACCTTCTACACGCTGTCCGCCTGGCAGGACCGCGACGCCCTGTACGCCTACGCCCGCGCCGAACCCCACCGGGGGATCATGAAGGACCTCCGCGCGACGATGCGCGACTCCACCTTCACGTTCTGGGAGACCACCACCGACGACCTGCCGCTCACCTGGGACGAGGCCCACCGCCGCCTCGCCGAGCAGGCCGCCCGGGACACCGCCGGAGGAGTCGCCCCTGACCGGGACTAGGGTGGCGGGATGCAGGAGCAGTACCTGACGGTGACCCGCGAGGGCGTCCACGAGACCGAGATCAACCGCTCGCGCTTCCTCTGCGCGCTCGCCCCCGCCGCGACCGAACAGGAGGCGCAGGACTTCGTCGCCCGCGTCCGCCGCGAGCACCCCACCGCCACCCACAACTGCTTCGCGTACGTGATCGGCGCCGACGCCGCCGTCCAGAAGGCCAGCGACGACGGCGAGCCGGGCGGCACCGCCGGTGTGCCGATGCTCCAGATGCTGCTCCGGCGCGACGTGCGGTACGTCGCCGCCGTCGTCACCCGCTACTACGGCGGCGTGAAGCTCGGCGCCGGCGGCCTGATCCGCGCCTACGGGGGTGTCGTCGGCGAGGCCCTGGACGCGATCGGCACCGTCACCCGCCGCCGCTACCGGCTCGCCACGGTGACCGTCGACCACCAGCGGGCGGGCAAGCTCCGACACGACCTGCGCGCCACCGGCCGCTCCGTCCGCGACGTGCGGTACGCCGACGCCGTACGCATCGAGGTGGGCCTGCCCGACGCCGACGTGGACGCCTTCCGCGGCTGGCTCGCCGACACGACGGCCGGCGCGGCCACCCTGGAGCTCGGCGGCGAGGCGTACGGCGACGCCTGAGCCCGGTCGGGCCCCTTGTCGTACCGGCGCCGTCGTACCGGCCCCCGCGCCCGTCGCCCGTACCGGCGCGCGAGGGGCACCCGTACGGATGGCAGACTTGCCTACCGGTCCGGGCGGCGGCCGGCGCGAGCGGAACGAGCGGCCCCGGCGGCGGCAGCGGTACGAGAGGTACACAGGGGGCGGAGCGGGACCGTGAGACTTCTGCATACATCGGACTGGCACCTGGGCCGGTCCTTCCACCGCGTCAGCCTCCTCGACGCGCAGGCCGCGTTCCTCGACCACCTCGTCGCCACCGTCCACGACCACGACGTGGACGCCGTCCTCGTCGCCGGGGACGTGTACGACCGCGCGGTACCGCCGCTCGCCGCCGTCGAGCTGTTCGACACCGCACTGCACCGGCTCGCCGAGGCGGGCGTCCCCACGGTGATGATCTCCGGCAACCACGACTCGGCCCGCCGCCTGGGCGTCGCCGCCCGCCTCATCGACCGCGCGGGCGTCCATCTGCGCACCGACCCCGACGGCATCGGCACGCCCGTCCTGCTCCCCGACCCGCCCCACGGCGAGGTCGCCGTCTACGGGCTGCCCTACCTCGAACCGGCCCTCGTACGGGAACGCCTCGGCGCCCCGAGGACCGGCCACGAGGCCGTGCTCGCCGCCGCCATGGACCGGGTCCGCGCCGACCTCGCCACCCGCCCGGAAGGGACCCGCTCCGTCGTCCTCGCCCACGCCTTCGTGACGGGCGGCGAACCCAGCGACAGCGAGCGGGACATCACCGTCGGCGGTGTCGCCTCCGTACCCGCCGGGGTCTTCGACGGGGTGGACTACGTCGCCCTCGGCCATCTCCACGGCGCCCAGGCCCTCACCGACCGCGTGCGCTACTCCGGCTCGCCGCTCGCCTACTCGTTCTCCGAGTGGCGGCACCGCAAGTCCATGTGGCTGATCGACCTCGCCCCCGACGGCGGCGTCACCGCCGAGCGGATCGACTGCCCCGTCCCGCGCCCCCTCGCCCGCCTCCGCGGCCGCCTCGACGACCTCCTCGCCGACCCGGCGCTCGACCGCCACGAGGACGCCTGGGTCGAGGTGACGCTCACCGACCCGGTACGCCCCGCCGAGCCCATGGCCAGGCTCACCCGGCGCTTCCCGCACACCCTGGGCCTCGTCTTCGAACCCGAGCGCTCCGACACCTCCGAGGACCTCCTCTCCTACGCCCGCCGCCTGCGCGGACGCACCGACCAGCAGATCGCGGAGGACTTCGTGACCCACGTCCGCGGCGGCGCGGGACCCGACGCACACGAGCGGGCCGCCCTGCGCGGCGCCTTCGACGACGTACGCGCCGACCTCGCCGTACGCGAACGCGAGGTGGGCAGGTGAGACTCCACCGGCTGCGCGTCACCGGCTTCGGCCCCTTCGGCACCACCCAGGAGATCGACTTCGACACGCTCTCCTCCGCCGGTCTCTTCCTCCTCCACGGCCCCACCGGCGCCGGGAAGACCTCCGTCCTCGACGCGGTCTGCTTCGCGCTGTACGGCTCCGTCCCCGGCGCGCGGCAGTCGCCCGGCACCTCGCTGCGCAGCGACCACGCGCCCGCCGGGACCGTCACCGAGGTCGTCCTCGACCTGACCGTCGCCGGGCGCCGCCTGGAGATCACTCGCAGGCCCGCGCAGCCCCGCCCCAAGAAGCGCGGCAGCGGCTTCACCACCGAGAAGGCCCAGTCCTGGCTGCGCGAGTACGACCCCACCACGCGCGCGTGGAACGGCCTCAGCCGCTCCCACCAGGAGATAGGCGAGGAGATCGGCCAGCTCATCGGCATGAGCCGCGACCAGTTCTGCCAGGTCGTGCTGCTGCCCCAGGGCGACTTCTCGCGCTTCCTGCGCGCCGACGCCGAGGCGCGCGGCAAACTCCTCGGGCGGCTGTTCGACACCCGCCGCTTCGCCGCCGTCGAGGAACGCCTCGCCGAACTGCGGCGCGCCGCCGAGCAGCGGGTCCGTGACGGCGACCAGCGGCTCCTCGCCCTCGCCCACCGCATGGCGCAGGCCGCCGGTGACGCGGCGGGCGACTGGCCCGCGCCCGACGGCGAGCCCGGCGACCCCGGCCTCGCCGACGCCGTTCTCGCCTGGGCCGCCGTCGCCCGCTCCGGCGCCCGAGAGGCACTCGAGGCCGCCCGGCTGGCGCTCACCGCGGCCGAGGACCGGCAGGCCGCGGCCCGCCGCGCCCTGGACAAGCAGCGCGACCTCGCCGCCCTGCGCGAACGGTACGAGGACGCCCGGCGCCGCGCCGCCGCCCTGGAGGAAGGCCGCGCCGAGCACGACGCGTGGCAGGCCCGCCTGGACGGCTCCCGCAAGGCCGAGCGGGTGGCCGGTCCGCTCGACCTGCGCGACGAGGCGGAGCGCGAGCACCGCGCGGCGAGCGCCGCCCACGACCGCGCCCGGGCCGCCCTCCGGGCGCTGCCGGGCCTGCCCCCGGACGCCGCCGACGCGGGCGCGGACACCCTGGAGCGCCTCGGGCAGACCCGCCGCCGCGAACTCGGCGGCCTCGACGCCGCCCGCCGTGCCGAACAGCGCCTCGCCGAGATCGCCCGCGAGCGCGCCGGCCTCGACCGGCAGGCCCGCGCCGACGACGAGGCCCTCCACGAGGCCGCCGCGTGGCTGGACGGCTGGGACGACACCAGGCACGCCCTCCTCGCGCGGGTGGACGCCGCCCGCGAGGCCGCCACCCGCGCCGAGCACCTCTCCGGGCGACTCGCCCCTGCCCGCCGCCGCCTCGCCGCCGCCCGCCGCCGCGACGCGCTGGCCGACGACCTGACCGCCGCCGAGGGCCGGCTCGCGGCCGCCCGCGAGGCCGCCAACGCCGCCCACGAGACCTGGCTCGACCTGCGGGAGCGCCGACTGCGCGGCATCGCCGCCGAGCTCGCCGCGCACCTCACCGACGGCGACCCCTGCGCGGTGTGCGGCTCCGCCGAGCACCCGTCGCCCGCGCGCCCCACCGCCGACCACGTGGACCGCGCGACGGAGGAGGCGGCGTACGAGGCGCACACGCGCGCCGCCGAGGCCCGTACCGCCGCGGAACGGGACGTGGACCGCGTACGGGAAGCCCTCACCGCCGCAGCGGCGGAGGCCGCCGGGCACGACGACCCCGCCGGGCACGACACCCCTGGTCGAGACGGGGCGCCCGCCCCGGACGGTGCCGCCCAGGACGGTGCGCCCGGCAAGGACAGCGGGGCCGCGCGGGACCGGGTGCCGGCCGTCGCGGTCCTCGAGGAGGCCGTCGCCCGGCTGGAGCGCGAGCACGCCGAGGCGCGCGCCCTCGCCGCGGACAGCACCGTGGCGCGCGAGGAGCTCGACCGGGCCGAGCGGGAGCACACGCGCCGTGTCGAGGAGCGTCAGCGGCTGGAGGTGCGCTCCGCCGCCAGGGCCTCCCGGCGCGAGACGCTGGACCGGGAGCAGTCCGACCGCGAGGCCGACCTGGCACGCGTCCTCGGGGGCAGCGGCGGCACCGTGGCGGGCCGGGCCGCGGTACTGGAGCGGGAGGCCGCCGCGCTGGACGCCGCCGCCGACGCCGTACGGGCCGTCGAGGCCGCCGCGCGGCGCCTCAAGGAGGCCGACGGGCGGCTCGCGGACGCCGCGTACCGGGCCGGGTTCGCCACTCCGGCCGCGGCGGCGGCCGCGCTCCTCGGCGAGCCCGTACGCCGTGACCTGCAACGCCGGATCGACGCCTGGCAGGCGGAGGCCGCCGTCGTCGCCGACCGGCTCGCGGACGCCGACGCGCGTGCCGCGGCCGAGGGCCCGGCCGCCGATGTCGCCACCGCCGTCGCCGCGCACGAGGCCGCCGAACGCGCCGTGCGCGCCGCGACCACGACGCTGGCCGCGCACCGCGAGCGGTGCGACGCGCTCGACCGGCTCTCCGCGCGCGTGGCCGACGAGGTCCGCTCGCTGGGCCCGCTGCGCGTCGAGTACGACCGGGTGGCCCGGCTCGCCGCGCTCACCGCCGGGACCTCCGCCGAGAACGAGCGGCGGATGAGGCTGGAGTCGTACGTCCTCGCCGCCCGGCTCGAACAGGTCGCCGCCGCGGCCACCGCCCGGCTCCAGCGCATGTCGTCCGGCCGGTACACGCTCGTCCACTCCGACGCCCGCAGCGGCGGCAGGCGCGCCGGGCTCGGGCTGCACGTGGTGGACGCGTGGACCGGCAGCGAACGCGACACGGCGACGCTCTCCGGCGGCGAGACGTTCTTCGCCTCCCTCGCCCTGGCGCTGGGCCTCGCGGACGTCGTCACCGACGAGGCGGGCGGCGTACGGCTCGACACGCTCTTCATCGACGAGGGGTTCGGCAGCCTGGACGACCAGACCCTGGACGAGGTGCTGGACGTCCTGGACTCGCTGCGCGAACGGGACCGCAGCGTCGGCATCGTCAGCCACGTACCGGACCTGCGCCGCCGCGTTCCGGCCCAACTGGAGGTTGTCAAGGGGCGGGACGGCTCGCACGTCCGGCTCAGGGCGGGCGGCGGCCTCGGCGGCTGACCCGGCCGCCCGGCGCCGGGCACGGGCCCGGCGCCGGGGTCGGCGGCCGACCGGGCGGGGTCAGCGGCTGACCGGGCGGCGGGAGAGCGGTGACGAGTACACGACGCTGGTCGTCACCGACCCCAGCGCGCCGATCTTCCCCGACACCTCCTCGAGATGCCGCATCGACCGCGCGGCTACCTTCAGGACGAAGCAGTCGTCGCCGGTGACGTGGTGCGCCTCCAGGATCTCGGGCGTCGCCTCCAGCAGGTCGTGGAACGGCTTGTAGTTGCCGTTCGGGTAGCGCAGCCGTACGAAGGCGAGGACCGCCAGGCCGAGCGCCTCGTGGTCCACCACGGCCGCGTACCCGGTGATCACCCCGGCCTCTTCGAGCCTGCGCACCCGCTCGGTCACGGCGCTCGCCGACATCGACACGGCGCGGGCCAGATCGGTGAAGCTCGCCCGGCCGTCGGCCTGGAGGAGCTGGAGGATGCGCCAGTCGGTGGCGTCCGGTGAGAATCCCGTCATGGAGCAGCAATAGCAGGGGAATCCCCGGCGGAACAAGGAGATGGCCGGGGATCGTCACTTCACCGTGAGGTTCACCGACCGTAGTTTTTCCGGCATGAACCCCACCACGGAGACCACCCGCGCCGCCGGACCTGCACCCGCCACGACCACAGTCGCCCCCGCCCCGGCCACCGTTGCGCCTGCCACCGCGTCCACCGCCCCCGGGCCTGCCACCGCGTCCCCCGCCGGACCCGCCACCGCGTCGGCCGCAGTTCCCGCCGCCTCCGGCGACGCGCCCTCGTCCGCCGACCCCGTGCTGCGGGTGCCGCCCGCCGCGCCCTCGGCCGCCGCCGCGTACTTCGCGGCGAGCCTGGCGTTCCACGCCGACGTGTCCGACGTGGCCGCCGCCCTCGGCGCCGACGGCGGCCCCGGCTTCGCGCTCCTCGACTCCCGGTCCACCGAGGCGTGGGACCAGGGGCACATCCCCGGCGCCGTCCACCTGCCGACCGCGCGGATCGCCGCGGACGCCGGGCGGCTGCTCGACAAGGCCGTCCCGGTGGTCACGTACTGCTGGGGCCCCGGCTGTGACGGCGCCACCCGCGCCGCCCTCGCCCTCGCCGGACTCGGCTACCACGTCAAGGAGATGCGCGGCGGCTTCGAGTACTGGGTCCGCGAGGGGTTCCCGTACGAGACGTCGGAGGGCCGGCGCCGCACGGACGCCGACCCTCTCACCGCGCCCGTCGCCGCCGACGACTGCGGCTGCTGACCGGGGCGGCGCGCATCCGCGCGCCGCCTCACAGGCGTGACAGTTCGTCCACCAGGTCGTCCAGGCCGAGCGGGCCCTGCGAGAGCGCGGCCATGTGCCACTTCTTCGCGTCGAACGCGGCCCCGTGCGCCTTGCGGGCGTTCTCCCGGCCCAGCAGCCACGCCCGCTCGCCCAGCTTGTACCCGATGGCCTGCGCGGGCATCGACAGGTACCGGACCATCTCGCTCTCCACGTACGCGGGCGGGCGGCTGCTGTGCTGCTGGAAGAACTCCTGCGCCAGCTCCGGCGTCCACCGCTCGCCCGGCCGGAACGGCGAGTGCGCCGGGATCTCCAGGCCCAGGTGCATGCCGATGTCCACGATCACCCGGCACGACCGCATCATCTGCGCCTCCAGGTAGCCGATCCGCCGTTCCGGGTCGGGCAGGAAGCCCAGCTCGTCCATGAGCCGCTCCGCGTACAGCGCCCAGCCCTCCGCGTTGGCGTTCACCATGCCGACGGTCGTCTGGAAGCGGGACAGCCGGTCCGCGACGTGCGTCCACTGCGCCAGCTGGAGGTGATGTCCCGGCACGCCCTCGTGGTACCAGGTCGAGACCAGGTCGTACACGGGGAAGCGGGTCTCGCCGTTGACGGGCAGCCAGGTGCGGCCGGGCCGGGAGAAGTCCTCGGACGGGCCGGTGTAGTACGGGGCGGCGGCGCTGCCGGGCGGCGCGATCCGCGACTCGACGCGCCGCACCCGCTCGGCCAGGTCGAAGTGCGTCCCGTCGAGCGCGTCGATCGCCTCGTCCATCAGGCTCTGCAGCCAGGCGCGGGTCTCCTCGACGCCCTCGATGTGCGTGCCGTGCTCGTCGAGGTGGGCCAGCGCCTCCCAGGGGCCGGCGCCCGGGAGGATCCGGTCGGCCTCCTTCCGCATCTCACCGATGATGCGGTGGTACTCGTCCCAGCCGTACGCGTACGCCTCGTCCAGGTCGAAGTCCGTGCCGTTGTGGTAGCGCGACCAGCGGGCGTACCGCTCGCGGCCCACCGTGTCGGGGGCTCCCACGACGGCCGGCGCGTAGGTGCCGCGCATCCAGTCGCGCAGCTCGGCGACGGCCGCGGTCGCCCCGCGCGCCGCCGTGTCCAGCTCCCCGCGCAGCGCGGAGGGCCCCGCCGACGCGAAGTCCTCGAACCAGCCGCGCCCGCCCTCGCCGCCCCCGGCCCACCTGCCGAGCTGGTCGATGAAGGTCGCCGTCGCGCGCGGACCGCCCGGCAGCCCCCGCTTCAGGCCCAGGGCGAGGGACTCGCGGTACCCGTCGAGCGCGGCGGGCACGGCCCGCAGCCGCTCGGCGACGACCGCCCAGTCCTCGTCGGTCTCCGTCGGCGTCACGGTGAACGCCATCCGGACGCTGTGCGCGGGGGAGCGGAGGTTGCTGACGGTGCGCAGGCCCTCGTGGGCGTCGTGAACGGCCAGTTCGGCGGTGAGCCGCTCCCGCAGGAGCCGCGCGCAGCGGCGCTCGGCCTCGCTGTCGGCGCCCGGCAGCAGTTCGGCCTTGTCGAGCCGGGCGAGCGTGTCGCGGGCCAGGGTGGCGAGTTCCTCCTGGCCGGCGGGGGAGAAGTCGGGCAGAAGCGCGTAGCTCTCCCGCACGCCCAGGTACGTGCCGGTGACCGGGTCGAGTTCGACGAGGGCTTCCACGAAGGCGTCCGCGACCTGGCGGGGGAGAGCGCTGCTGGGGGTATCTGGCATGCCGACCATCCTGATACGCGTCCGCGCCCACGTCACCTCATTCGATCACAGTCGGCTGACAAACGAGCGCGCTGCCATCCCCACCGGGGACCCGTGAGGTGCGGTGGTGGCGGGAGGGACCGGTGCGTCGCCGGTCCGGGGCCGGGGAGGGCGGCCGCCGCCCTGTGCGCCGATGGGTTGTCACGACCTGTGGCGGAGCGTTCCGTCGGCCGTCCGCGCTGGACGGACGCGCGCGGGGGACGCCCCCGGGGGCGGTGCGGGAGGCGTCTCGCGCGGGCGGGCGGCGGGGCCGCGGCGCGCTCCGGTGCGCCGCGGCCCGGTCGCCGCCGACTTTGGCCGGAATCCGACGCCCGGGGGCCGTCGCCGGGGCGGTTACGGGTGGTGAGGGGTGCCCTGACCGGCGCGGCCCGTCCCGGGGGCGGGGTGGGGGAGCGGGGCGGGGTGACCGCTGCTTTCGGCCGCCTCCCGCCGCTCCGCGCGCAGGGTTTCGAGCCGGGCGGTGATGACGAGGGTGCCTTCCTCGATCTGGTAGTCGAGTGGCAGCCGCAGGGCGCGCATGGCGGCGACCATGCCCGTGTTGGACGCCTGCGTCACGGCGTAGACGCTGTCGCAACCCGCGTCGAGGGCGAGGCCGACGAGCCGGCGCAGCAGCTCGGAGCCGATGCCCCGGCGCTGCCAGGCGTCCTCGACGAGGAGGGCGACCTCGGTCTCGTCGCCGTCCCACAGCAGATGCCCGAGGCCGACCAGCCGCCCCGACGCCGTCTCGACGGCCAGGGTCCGGCCGAAGCGGGGGCTCAGCAGGTGGTTGAGGTAGCGGTCGGCGTCGGCGACCGGGCCGTGGTAGCGCAGTCCGAGGGTGCGGTCGGAGCAGCGGTCGTGCATGGCGCGCGCCGCCGCGATGTCGTCCTGGCCGGCGCGGCGGACGGTGATCTCGTTGCCCTCGGGCAGCGTGAGCACGTCCTGGCTGCGCGGCACCCTGGGCCCGAGGCGCGCGTCCAGTTCCACCAGGGCGCGGGCCCGCGCGAACTCGCTGGGCGTGAACGGCAGATA
This genomic window from Streptomyces thermolilacinus SPC6 contains:
- a CDS encoding DUF3291 domain-containing protein yields the protein MPTLPWTRPNPAPAHTPAVVMASRFEVRSLTDVPRFFLKSLAAWRQLTTAPGAYGASLVARPLKRTFYTLSAWQDRDALYAYARAEPHRGIMKDLRATMRDSTFTFWETTTDDLPLTWDEAHRRLAEQAARDTAGGVAPDRD
- a CDS encoding YigZ family protein; translated protein: MQEQYLTVTREGVHETEINRSRFLCALAPAATEQEAQDFVARVRREHPTATHNCFAYVIGADAAVQKASDDGEPGGTAGVPMLQMLLRRDVRYVAAVVTRYYGGVKLGAGGLIRAYGGVVGEALDAIGTVTRRRYRLATVTVDHQRAGKLRHDLRATGRSVRDVRYADAVRIEVGLPDADVDAFRGWLADTTAGAATLELGGEAYGDA
- a CDS encoding exonuclease SbcCD subunit D, whose translation is MRLLHTSDWHLGRSFHRVSLLDAQAAFLDHLVATVHDHDVDAVLVAGDVYDRAVPPLAAVELFDTALHRLAEAGVPTVMISGNHDSARRLGVAARLIDRAGVHLRTDPDGIGTPVLLPDPPHGEVAVYGLPYLEPALVRERLGAPRTGHEAVLAAAMDRVRADLATRPEGTRSVVLAHAFVTGGEPSDSERDITVGGVASVPAGVFDGVDYVALGHLHGAQALTDRVRYSGSPLAYSFSEWRHRKSMWLIDLAPDGGVTAERIDCPVPRPLARLRGRLDDLLADPALDRHEDAWVEVTLTDPVRPAEPMARLTRRFPHTLGLVFEPERSDTSEDLLSYARRLRGRTDQQIAEDFVTHVRGGAGPDAHERAALRGAFDDVRADLAVREREVGR
- a CDS encoding AAA family ATPase — its product is MRLHRLRVTGFGPFGTTQEIDFDTLSSAGLFLLHGPTGAGKTSVLDAVCFALYGSVPGARQSPGTSLRSDHAPAGTVTEVVLDLTVAGRRLEITRRPAQPRPKKRGSGFTTEKAQSWLREYDPTTRAWNGLSRSHQEIGEEIGQLIGMSRDQFCQVVLLPQGDFSRFLRADAEARGKLLGRLFDTRRFAAVEERLAELRRAAEQRVRDGDQRLLALAHRMAQAAGDAAGDWPAPDGEPGDPGLADAVLAWAAVARSGAREALEAARLALTAAEDRQAAARRALDKQRDLAALRERYEDARRRAAALEEGRAEHDAWQARLDGSRKAERVAGPLDLRDEAEREHRAASAAHDRARAALRALPGLPPDAADAGADTLERLGQTRRRELGGLDAARRAEQRLAEIARERAGLDRQARADDEALHEAAAWLDGWDDTRHALLARVDAAREAATRAEHLSGRLAPARRRLAAARRRDALADDLTAAEGRLAAAREAANAAHETWLDLRERRLRGIAAELAAHLTDGDPCAVCGSAEHPSPARPTADHVDRATEEAAYEAHTRAAEARTAAERDVDRVREALTAAAAEAAGHDDPAGHDTPGRDGAPAPDGAAQDGAPGKDSGAARDRVPAVAVLEEAVARLEREHAEARALAADSTVAREELDRAEREHTRRVEERQRLEVRSAARASRRETLDREQSDREADLARVLGGSGGTVAGRAAVLEREAAALDAAADAVRAVEAAARRLKEADGRLADAAYRAGFATPAAAAAALLGEPVRRDLQRRIDAWQAEAAVVADRLADADARAAAEGPAADVATAVAAHEAAERAVRAATTTLAAHRERCDALDRLSARVADEVRSLGPLRVEYDRVARLAALTAGTSAENERRMRLESYVLAARLEQVAAAATARLQRMSSGRYTLVHSDARSGGRRAGLGLHVVDAWTGSERDTATLSGGETFFASLALALGLADVVTDEAGGVRLDTLFIDEGFGSLDDQTLDEVLDVLDSLRERDRSVGIVSHVPDLRRRVPAQLEVVKGRDGSHVRLRAGGGLGG
- a CDS encoding Lrp/AsnC family transcriptional regulator, producing the protein MTGFSPDATDWRILQLLQADGRASFTDLARAVSMSASAVTERVRRLEEAGVITGYAAVVDHEALGLAVLAFVRLRYPNGNYKPFHDLLEATPEILEAHHVTGDDCFVLKVAARSMRHLEEVSGKIGALGSVTTSVVYSSPLSRRPVSR
- a CDS encoding rhodanese-like domain-containing protein, translated to MLRVPPAAPSAAAAYFAASLAFHADVSDVAAALGADGGPGFALLDSRSTEAWDQGHIPGAVHLPTARIAADAGRLLDKAVPVVTYCWGPGCDGATRAALALAGLGYHVKEMRGGFEYWVREGFPYETSEGRRRTDADPLTAPVAADDCGC
- a CDS encoding DUF885 domain-containing protein — protein: MPDTPSSALPRQVADAFVEALVELDPVTGTYLGVRESYALLPDFSPAGQEELATLARDTLARLDKAELLPGADSEAERRCARLLRERLTAELAVHDAHEGLRTVSNLRSPAHSVRMAFTVTPTETDEDWAVVAERLRAVPAALDGYRESLALGLKRGLPGGPRATATFIDQLGRWAGGGEGGRGWFEDFASAGPSALRGELDTAARGATAAVAELRDWMRGTYAPAVVGAPDTVGRERYARWSRYHNGTDFDLDEAYAYGWDEYHRIIGEMRKEADRILPGAGPWEALAHLDEHGTHIEGVEETRAWLQSLMDEAIDALDGTHFDLAERVRRVESRIAPPGSAAAPYYTGPSEDFSRPGRTWLPVNGETRFPVYDLVSTWYHEGVPGHHLQLAQWTHVADRLSRFQTTVGMVNANAEGWALYAERLMDELGFLPDPERRIGYLEAQMMRSCRVIVDIGMHLGLEIPAHSPFRPGERWTPELAQEFFQQHSSRPPAYVESEMVRYLSMPAQAIGYKLGERAWLLGRENARKAHGAAFDAKKWHMAALSQGPLGLDDLVDELSRL